A DNA window from Rhineura floridana isolate rRhiFlo1 chromosome 11, rRhiFlo1.hap2, whole genome shotgun sequence contains the following coding sequences:
- the LOC133367710 gene encoding olfactory receptor 14I1-like: MSNSSSVSTFLLWEFSEVRELQILYVFLFLALYFTAMTGNLLIIAAVALDHHLHKPMYFFLTNLALMDLGIVSVIIPKSMTNSIMNNWSISYSGCVAQVFFYFFFGASDLSLLTVMAHDRYVAICNPLQYETIMHKGACLQMAAIVWFTSLLYAMLHTSSTFANTFCSNAVNQFFCEIPKLLKLSCSDFYLVEIGLIALGFFVGLGCFIFIIITYMQIFSAVLRIPSVHGKKKALSTCLPHLTVVLLLIFSGLFAYARAFNDVPSDLDISFAVIYTIIPPTLNPFIYCMRNKEIKTALWKFLNFADSSKTIFRVV; encoded by the coding sequence ATGAGCAATTCTTCTTCTGTGTCTACATTTCTGCTATGGGAATTCTCAGAAGTACGAGAACTACAGATcttatatgtatttttgtttctAGCATTGTACTTCACAGCCATGACTGGGAATCTTCTCATCATTGCTGCAGTAGCCCTTGACCATCACCTTCATAAACCAATGTACTTTTTCCTAACAAACCTGGCCCTGATGGACTTAGGTATTGTTTCTGTCATCATACCCAAATCTATGACCAATTCCATTATGAACAATTGGTCAATTTCTTATTCTGGGTGTGTGGCTCaagttttcttttatttcttttttggagCATCAGATCTTTCCCTTCTAACCGTAATGGCACATGACCGCTATGTTGCCATCTGCAACCCATTACAATATGAGACAATTATGCACAAAGGAGCCTGCCTTCAGATGGCAGCCATTGTGTGGTTTACTAGTCTTCTTTATGCCATGTTGCACACTAGTAGCACCTTTGCAAACACCTTCTGTTCTAATGCTGTGaatcagttcttctgtgaaatcCCAAAGTTATTGAAGCTCTCCTGCTCTGACTTTTACTTAGTTGAAATTGGGCTTATTGCTCTAGGATTTTTTGTGGGACTAGGATGCTTCATTTTCATCATAATAACATACATGCAGATCTTTTCCGCAGTGCTCAGAATTCCTTCTGTTCATGGCAAGAAAAAAGCCCTCTCCACTTGCCTTCCTCACCTCACTGTTGTCTTGCTGCTCATATTCAGTGGACTATTTGCCTATGCAAGGGCTTTCAATGATGTACCTTCTGATCTAGATATATCTTTTGCTGTGATATATACCATAATTCCTCCCACACTGAACCCATTTATCTACTGCATGAGAAACAAAGAAATCAAGACTGCTTTGTGGAAATTCTTAAATTTTGCAGATTCCTCTAAAACAATATTTAGAGTTGTTTGA